A window of the Arachis duranensis cultivar V14167 chromosome 5, aradu.V14167.gnm2.J7QH, whole genome shotgun sequence genome harbors these coding sequences:
- the LOC107488629 gene encoding uncharacterized protein LOC107488629: MYYLLKTEASEWSWEDQAANGGITKWDGVKNRQAQNYLKSMSLHDLCFFYHSGNKARRIVGVVTVVRQWYQEGDAGGAVDVKAVGEMRRPVDLKEIKGDPEMKGFALFRQPRLSVVPVSDHIWNKICALGGGYEGDAHAAASPI; this comes from the coding sequence ATGTACTATCTACTGAAAACAGAGGCGTCTGAGTGGTCGTGGGAGGACCAAGCAGCCAACGGAGGCATAACCAAGTGGGATGGAGTCAAGAACAGGCAGGCCCAGAACTACCTCAAGTCCATGTCCCTCCACGATCTCTGCTTCTTCTACCACTCCGGCAACAAGGCCCGCCGCATCGTCGGAGTTGTCACAGTGGTGCGCCAGTGGTACCAAGAGGGGGACGCCGGGGGTGCTGTCGATGTCAAGGCGGTGGGAGAGATGCGGAGGCCGGTGGACCTCAAGGAGATCAAAGGGGATCCTGAGATGAAAGGCTTCGCTCTCTTCAGGCAGCCTAGGCTCTCAGTTGTGCCCGTGTCCGACCACATCTGGAACAAAATCTGTGCGCTCGGAGGCGGCTATGAAGGTGACGCTCACGCTGCTGCGTCACCGATTTGA